The following are encoded together in the Paenibacillus antri genome:
- a CDS encoding DUF4091 domain-containing protein encodes MKRFAMRAAAPALLLMLALLTLTGFSEAEAPDLQVWAPTNTEKVMRDQPFPGGEAAAALKLEAARNEYESGQVIVKAGTDGLRKLQVSIGDLKRTDGPEKIGAEHIELFRQHYIEVKTSTTAAYPKGWYPDALIPLNGMLTVEAGQNQGIWVKVFVPKGQPAGVYTGELFLHETGTPVRVPVELTVWDFELTDESHAKTNFGVWGGPIQEAHGNVVGEEAWAYIEKYYWASVEHRLTPGYLPIPDADIEYYVTHGPKYINDPRVSAYRLPYYRTADGEPDTAKIKALVDRLRAEGLLEKAYFYVSEIDEPTAAKYGRVRHITAALAQAAPDVPHLVTIQPVDELVGDLDIWVPSIDKFDPDFAKERQAAGDHVWWYTYVKPTHPFPSYHLDDDLVGTRLLAWMQHDYGVEGTLYWATTQFQKYASVNGTYQYVSRDVWTDPLAFPGANGDGYLFYPGTEVGVDGPIGTIRLEALRESMEDYEYLWLYERRLRETGERLGLGEAFPYRDAIRPFYDRLYDDIKAYDEGDPALVGEVRAALAREIVAEPLELPAIVAIRAPADGTREVTVYAEPGASATLNGSPLALAAQAAGHDKLTATLALSPGEHDVRIVVTKDGRVREIERTLAVYETAAPHAIALNEAETAEDVSRFATSTVNVSASNDYATQGEASMKAEFRANANFPNLRLWHAGTGFRSADWSGFETVEFDVYNPGETVQFYVKFSQTDGKSDDSFMQYVRAGSAETIRIPLRQVGLDLTRMRGIELWMWRQGAPVTLYFDHFRFTSAEPGEPMTP; translated from the coding sequence ATGAAACGTTTCGCCATGCGAGCCGCCGCGCCTGCGCTCCTGCTGATGCTCGCGCTATTGACGCTGACCGGCTTCTCCGAAGCGGAAGCCCCCGATCTCCAGGTTTGGGCGCCCACGAATACGGAGAAGGTGATGCGAGATCAGCCGTTCCCCGGAGGCGAGGCTGCCGCGGCCCTGAAGCTCGAGGCCGCCCGCAACGAATACGAGAGCGGACAAGTGATCGTCAAGGCGGGGACGGACGGTCTGCGCAAGCTGCAGGTGTCCATCGGCGATTTGAAGCGGACGGACGGCCCGGAGAAAATCGGCGCGGAGCATATCGAGCTGTTCCGGCAGCACTATATCGAGGTAAAGACGTCGACGACCGCGGCGTACCCGAAGGGGTGGTATCCGGACGCGCTCATCCCGCTGAACGGGATGCTGACCGTGGAGGCGGGACAAAACCAAGGCATATGGGTGAAGGTGTTCGTGCCCAAGGGTCAGCCGGCGGGAGTCTATACGGGGGAGCTGTTCCTGCATGAAACAGGGACGCCCGTCCGCGTTCCCGTGGAGCTGACGGTGTGGGATTTCGAGCTGACCGACGAGAGCCATGCCAAGACGAACTTCGGCGTCTGGGGCGGACCGATTCAAGAAGCGCACGGGAACGTCGTGGGCGAAGAGGCGTGGGCATATATCGAAAAGTATTATTGGGCATCCGTGGAGCATCGGCTGACGCCGGGCTACCTGCCGATCCCCGATGCGGACATCGAATATTACGTTACCCATGGGCCTAAGTATATTAACGATCCTCGGGTTTCCGCGTATCGGCTGCCGTATTACCGCACGGCGGACGGCGAACCGGATACGGCCAAGATCAAGGCGCTCGTCGATCGATTGCGGGCGGAAGGCTTGCTCGAGAAGGCGTACTTTTACGTCAGCGAAATCGACGAGCCGACCGCCGCGAAGTACGGCCGCGTACGTCACATTACCGCCGCGCTTGCGCAAGCCGCGCCGGACGTGCCGCATCTCGTGACGATCCAGCCGGTCGACGAGCTGGTCGGCGACCTTGACATCTGGGTGCCGTCCATCGACAAGTTCGACCCCGACTTCGCTAAGGAACGGCAGGCGGCCGGGGATCATGTGTGGTGGTACACGTATGTGAAGCCGACGCATCCGTTCCCGTCGTACCATCTGGACGACGACTTGGTCGGCACGCGTCTGCTGGCTTGGATGCAGCACGATTACGGCGTGGAGGGTACCCTGTATTGGGCGACGACGCAGTTCCAGAAGTACGCGTCCGTGAACGGAACGTATCAGTACGTAAGCCGGGACGTGTGGACGGATCCGCTTGCGTTCCCGGGGGCGAACGGCGACGGGTACTTGTTCTATCCGGGCACCGAGGTCGGCGTCGACGGGCCGATCGGCACGATTCGGCTCGAGGCGCTGCGCGAGAGCATGGAGGATTACGAATACCTCTGGTTGTACGAGCGGCGCCTGCGCGAGACGGGCGAACGGCTCGGCCTCGGCGAGGCGTTCCCGTACCGGGACGCGATTCGTCCGTTCTACGACCGGCTGTACGACGATATTAAGGCGTACGACGAGGGCGATCCGGCGCTCGTGGGCGAGGTGCGCGCGGCGCTGGCGCGAGAGATCGTCGCCGAGCCGCTCGAGCTGCCGGCGATCGTCGCGATTCGAGCCCCGGCCGACGGCACCCGGGAGGTGACCGTCTACGCCGAGCCGGGCGCGAGCGCGACGTTGAACGGCTCGCCGCTCGCCCTTGCGGCGCAGGCGGCCGGGCACGACAAGTTAACGGCGACGCTCGCGCTGTCTCCCGGGGAGCACGACGTCCGCATCGTCGTGACGAAGGACGGGCGCGTTCGCGAGATCGAGCGCACGCTGGCCGTGTACGAGACCGCCGCGCCGCATGCGATCGCGTTGAACGAAGCGGAGACGGCGGAGGACGTGAGCCGGTTCGCGACGTCGACGGTGAACGTCAGCGCGTCGAACGACTACGCGACGCAAGGCGAAGCTTCGATGAAAGCGGAGTTCCGGGCGAACGCGAATTTCCCGAACCTTCGCTTGTGGCATGCGGGCACGGGGTTCCGGAGCGCGGATTGGTCGGGTTTCGAGACGGTGGAATTCGACGTATATAATCCCGGCGAGACGGTTCAATTTTATGTAAAATTCAGTCAAACCGACGGGAAATCCGACGACTCGTTCATGCAGTACGTGCGCGCCGGAAGCGCCGAGACGATCCGAATCCCGCTGCGTCAGGTCGGTTTGGATTTGACGCGGATGCGCGGCATCGAGCTGTGGATGTGGCGGCAGGGCGCGCCGGTAACGCTGTATTTCGATCATTTCCGCTTTACCTCCGCCGAGCCCGGGGAGCCGATGACCCCATAA
- a CDS encoding extracellular solute-binding protein: MLKTKRWTRAMFASVMTASMLAACSNDAGTPPPGEAAPSGEQATEGQATEGQGGSAVSESGFPIVQEPIKLTFFAGKAASAPADWNALPVWQQYAKMTNVEVDFQLTPAESLAEKRNLVLAGGDYPDAFHTARLSTADLMNYGQQGIFIPLNDLIDKYAPNFKKMLEQYPEVKRGLTMPDGNIYGFPTFYAPDFTSVLIGSKLWYNQAFLDALGLKEPETTEEYYQYLKAVKSTDINGNGQADEIPYAASGYGSLLDELKGAWGLGNRGNVHNRVDIDPQTNALRYIPTDPRYKELLEYMHNLYAEGLLVENLLTIKGPEVNALMDEGLVGSSVTNSPHAIGGVTIEHFVGAPALSGPHGDRIFSRARSPLIDPGAFVITDKNEHPEATVRWIDYFYSEEGSKLFFMGIKDLSYTEQPDGTLEYTEEYLKDSSKFVSWAGGWYPAMLTAKTFKGGEASPESMAAAEKVKPYWPEEVWPQFLYTAEELTRFTPLHTDIDKYVSESTDKFITGDLPFSEWDNYVATIERMGLKDYLELYTAAYERYKQ; the protein is encoded by the coding sequence ATGTTGAAAACGAAACGTTGGACTCGCGCCATGTTCGCGAGCGTCATGACGGCAAGCATGCTGGCCGCATGCTCGAACGACGCGGGCACGCCGCCGCCGGGAGAAGCCGCGCCGTCCGGCGAGCAAGCGACCGAAGGGCAAGCGACCGAAGGGCAAGGCGGCTCCGCCGTCAGCGAAAGCGGGTTCCCGATCGTGCAGGAGCCGATCAAGCTGACGTTCTTCGCCGGGAAGGCGGCGTCCGCGCCGGCGGATTGGAACGCGCTGCCCGTCTGGCAGCAGTACGCGAAGATGACGAACGTCGAGGTGGATTTCCAGTTGACGCCGGCGGAGAGCTTGGCGGAGAAGCGGAACCTGGTGCTGGCGGGCGGCGATTATCCGGACGCCTTCCACACGGCCCGATTGTCGACGGCGGACCTGATGAATTACGGGCAGCAAGGCATCTTTATCCCGCTGAACGATCTCATCGACAAGTACGCCCCGAACTTCAAGAAGATGCTGGAGCAGTATCCGGAGGTGAAGCGCGGGCTGACGATGCCGGACGGCAACATCTACGGCTTCCCGACGTTCTATGCTCCCGACTTCACCTCCGTGCTGATCGGTTCGAAGCTATGGTACAACCAAGCGTTCCTCGACGCGCTCGGTCTGAAGGAACCGGAGACGACCGAAGAGTACTACCAATACTTGAAGGCCGTCAAGTCGACGGACATCAACGGCAACGGTCAAGCCGACGAAATTCCGTACGCGGCGAGCGGCTACGGCTCCTTGCTCGACGAATTGAAAGGAGCCTGGGGGCTCGGCAACCGCGGGAACGTTCACAACCGGGTCGATATCGACCCGCAGACGAACGCGCTGCGGTACATTCCGACGGATCCGCGGTACAAGGAGCTGTTGGAATACATGCACAATCTGTACGCGGAAGGGCTGCTTGTCGAAAATTTGCTGACGATCAAAGGTCCGGAGGTCAACGCCCTGATGGACGAGGGGCTCGTCGGCTCGTCCGTTACCAACAGCCCGCACGCGATCGGCGGCGTGACGATCGAGCACTTCGTCGGCGCTCCCGCCTTGAGCGGCCCGCACGGCGACCGCATCTTCTCGCGGGCGCGCTCCCCGCTCATCGACCCGGGCGCCTTCGTCATTACGGATAAGAACGAACATCCCGAAGCGACGGTGCGGTGGATCGATTATTTCTACAGCGAGGAGGGCAGCAAGCTGTTCTTCATGGGCATCAAGGATTTGAGCTACACCGAACAGCCGGACGGGACGCTCGAGTATACCGAGGAATACTTGAAGGACTCCTCCAAGTTCGTGTCGTGGGCCGGCGGATGGTATCCGGCGATGCTGACCGCCAAGACGTTCAAGGGCGGAGAAGCTTCGCCGGAGAGCATGGCCGCGGCCGAGAAAGTGAAGCCGTACTGGCCGGAAGAGGTGTGGCCGCAATTCCTGTATACGGCGGAAGAGCTGACGCGCTTCACCCCGCTGCACACGGACATCGACAAGTACGTCAGCGAGAGCACGGACAAGTTCATTACCGGCGATCTTCCGTTCAGCGAATGGGACAACTACGTCGCTACGATCGAGCGGATGGGCTTGAAGGATTACTTAGAGCTCTATACGGCGGCCTACGAGCGCTACAAGCAATAA
- a CDS encoding carbohydrate ABC transporter permease, which yields MRDTLSDRIVGIIIYAVLSVILLVVLYPLVFVASASISNPLTVLRGEMWLFPKELSFVGYERIFANREILTGYGNTILYTALGTSLNLIMTVLASYPLSRKDFAGRHAITAFIVFTMFFSGGLIPTYLLVKNLGLVNTMWALIVPGAVSVWNIIIMRTFFQTSIPNEIQESAAIDGCSNFQTLWRIVLPLSMPIIAVMILFYGVGHWNSYFNALIYLNDRELYPLQLFLREILIKSEVDQMAGSMNASTQTYLMEAEAIKYAIVLVANVPVLLLYPFLQKYFVKGMMIGALKG from the coding sequence ATGCGCGACACGTTATCCGATAGAATCGTAGGAATCATCATTTATGCCGTCTTGTCCGTCATTCTCCTCGTCGTCTTGTATCCGCTCGTCTTCGTCGCCAGCGCCTCGATCAGCAACCCGCTTACGGTGCTGCGCGGGGAGATGTGGCTGTTCCCGAAGGAGCTGTCGTTCGTCGGGTATGAACGCATCTTCGCCAATCGGGAAATTTTGACCGGGTACGGCAATACGATCCTTTACACGGCGCTGGGCACCTCGCTCAACTTGATCATGACCGTCTTGGCGTCCTATCCGCTGTCGCGCAAGGATTTCGCGGGGCGCCACGCGATTACCGCCTTCATCGTCTTTACGATGTTTTTCAGCGGAGGCTTGATCCCTACATACTTGCTCGTTAAGAATCTCGGCCTCGTCAACACGATGTGGGCGCTGATCGTCCCGGGAGCCGTCTCGGTCTGGAACATCATCATCATGCGAACCTTCTTCCAGACCAGCATTCCGAACGAAATTCAAGAGTCCGCGGCGATCGACGGCTGCTCCAACTTCCAGACGCTCTGGCGGATCGTGCTTCCGCTGTCGATGCCGATTATTGCGGTGATGATATTGTTTTACGGCGTCGGCCACTGGAATTCTTACTTCAACGCGTTGATTTATCTGAACGACCGCGAGCTGTACCCGTTGCAGCTGTTCCTGAGAGAAATCTTGATCAAGTCCGAGGTCGACCAGATGGCCGGCAGCATGAACGCGTCGACCCAGACGTACCTGATGGAGGCGGAAGCGATCAAATACGCGATCGTGCTCGTGGCGAACGTACCGGTGCTTCTGCTGTACCCGTTCCTGCAGAAATATTTCGTGAAAGGCATGATGATCGGCGCACTCAAGGGCTAA
- a CDS encoding ABC transporter permease, which translates to MIAPVIAYFVIFDYVPMYGVQIAFKHFVAAKGIWGSVWTGFDHFERFFNSYYFWRLIKNTIGINLYELAVGFPVPLLLALLINEVRSTFFKRLVQTVTYAPHFLSTVVMVGLVFIFLNPQYGVVNHVIRAFGGETISFLTEPEWFKTIFVFSGVWQGMGWSSIIYLAALAGIDPTLHEAARVDGASRLRRIWHINLPGILPTVVILLILNVGSIMGIGFEKIYLMQNSLNLESSDVISTYVYQRGIIGAEYSFSAAVGLFNSVINCILLVLVNQAARKVNETSLW; encoded by the coding sequence ATGATCGCTCCGGTGATCGCGTACTTCGTCATTTTCGACTACGTCCCGATGTACGGGGTTCAGATCGCGTTCAAGCATTTCGTCGCGGCTAAGGGCATATGGGGGAGCGTATGGACGGGCTTCGACCACTTCGAACGGTTCTTCAACAGTTACTATTTTTGGAGATTGATCAAGAACACGATCGGCATCAACTTATACGAGCTGGCCGTCGGGTTTCCGGTTCCGCTCCTTCTTGCGCTGCTGATCAACGAAGTCCGAAGCACGTTCTTCAAGCGGCTCGTCCAAACCGTCACCTACGCGCCGCACTTTTTGTCGACCGTCGTGATGGTGGGCCTGGTCTTCATTTTCTTGAATCCGCAATACGGCGTCGTCAACCACGTCATTCGCGCGTTCGGCGGCGAGACGATCTCCTTCTTGACCGAGCCCGAGTGGTTCAAGACGATCTTCGTCTTCTCCGGCGTCTGGCAAGGGATGGGATGGAGCTCGATCATCTACCTCGCGGCGCTCGCGGGCATCGACCCGACGCTGCACGAGGCGGCGAGGGTCGACGGCGCCAGCCGGCTGCGCCGCATCTGGCACATCAATCTGCCGGGCATTCTGCCCACCGTCGTCATCCTGCTCATCTTGAACGTGGGCAGCATCATGGGGATCGGCTTCGAGAAAATCTACTTGATGCAGAATTCTCTGAACTTGGAAAGCTCCGACGTCATCTCCACCTACGTGTACCAGCGGGGCATCATCGGAGCGGAGTACAGTTTCTCCGCGGCCGTCGGCCTGTTCAACTCCGTCATTAATTGCATCCTGCTCGTCCTCGTGAATCAGGCGGCGCGCAAAGTGAACGAAACGAGTCTTTGGTAA
- a CDS encoding Gfo/Idh/MocA family protein: MEQLRIGVIGLGWRSGFAKYWHRPDGRSAVVAGADIDPSRLEKFRDRINPEAFVTSDYRELLARPDIDAIVVASPDDLHEEHAAAALMAGKHVYCEKPLGITVEGCDRILEAWRRSGKHFMIGFNMRYMNMYRTMKEIIAAGEIGDVKAVWVRHFVGLGSDYYYHSWHGSSKRTTSLLLQKASHDIDIIHWLTGRYAVKVSAFGGLDYFGGDKPNGLTCPDCAEKHRCPEARTGALVQCAFREEVDVEDNSMVLMELEGGIKASYSQCLFTPDYQRNYTVIGTHGRIENNEEEQKVYLRTRKSNTWKDLSDRVYDIKKAEGSHNGADPKICEDFVDMILEGKPPVAPPIAGRMSIAVGCAATESIRQGGGVVRVKPPEAWMLDA, encoded by the coding sequence ATGGAACAGCTTCGCATCGGGGTGATCGGTCTCGGCTGGAGATCGGGGTTCGCCAAGTATTGGCATCGACCGGACGGAAGATCGGCGGTCGTGGCGGGCGCGGACATCGACCCGAGCCGGTTGGAGAAATTCCGCGACCGGATCAACCCGGAAGCCTTCGTGACAAGCGATTATCGCGAGCTGCTCGCAAGGCCGGATATCGACGCGATCGTCGTCGCCTCTCCGGACGATCTTCACGAGGAGCATGCCGCGGCCGCGCTCATGGCTGGGAAGCACGTCTATTGCGAGAAGCCGCTCGGGATTACGGTCGAGGGCTGCGACCGCATCCTGGAGGCCTGGCGCCGCTCCGGCAAGCACTTCATGATCGGCTTCAACATGCGGTATATGAACATGTACCGGACGATGAAGGAGATCATCGCGGCCGGGGAAATCGGGGACGTGAAGGCGGTATGGGTAAGGCATTTCGTAGGCCTCGGCAGCGATTATTACTATCATAGCTGGCACGGCAGCTCGAAGCGCACGACATCGCTGCTGCTGCAGAAAGCTTCTCACGACATCGACATCATCCATTGGCTGACCGGACGGTACGCCGTTAAGGTGAGCGCCTTCGGGGGATTGGACTACTTCGGCGGAGACAAGCCCAACGGGCTCACCTGCCCCGACTGCGCCGAGAAGCACCGCTGCCCCGAAGCCCGGACCGGCGCCTTGGTGCAATGCGCGTTCCGGGAAGAGGTGGACGTCGAAGACAACAGTATGGTGCTGATGGAGCTGGAGGGCGGCATTAAAGCGTCTTACTCGCAATGTTTGTTCACCCCGGATTATCAGCGGAACTACACCGTCATCGGCACGCACGGACGGATCGAAAACAACGAAGAAGAGCAGAAGGTCTACTTGCGGACGCGCAAGTCGAACACGTGGAAGGACTTGTCGGACCGAGTGTACGACATCAAGAAGGCCGAAGGCTCGCACAACGGGGCGGATCCGAAAATTTGCGAGGATTTCGTCGACATGATCCTGGAGGGCAAGCCGCCCGTCGCCCCGCCGATCGCGGGACGCATGAGCATCGCGGTCGGCTGCGCCGCCACCGAATCGATTCGGCAGGGGGGCGGCGTCGTCCGGGTGAAGCCTCCCGAAGCATGGATGCTCGACGCATAG